One Thamnophis elegans isolate rThaEle1 chromosome 2, rThaEle1.pri, whole genome shotgun sequence genomic window, atgaaactcaaatactttggccacctaatgagaaggaaggatggagtcaccgaagcagcaggcgtgagcttaaatggactccggtagaggacaggaaggcctggaggaatgttgtccatggggtcgcgatgggtcggacatgacttcgcaactaacaacaacatccgATGTTATTTTATGATGCACAACGACCTCTTGTACATCAGTTGCAACCATTTCTGAAAGTAAGGGCTTTGCTCACAAGTCAAATGTATTTCACACTGCATTGAGCTGTCCACAAGGACAATTTAGAAGCTGGTTTAACATGCGCTGGCCCTGATATTTATGGCATACGGGGAGTCACTCATGCAACACATTTATACAAGCATTGCACTTGTTGCCATTTCACTCTGGCCCAGGTGCAATTTCATACTTAAATACCTATCTGGCACAGGGACTGGGTCTCTCTCCAATTGCTTTCTCTGAGTTAAACCTGCCACCCTCTGAGATCAGAGATAGTACTGAGGGGTCCACCACAGAGGAAATGCCATCTGTAGGGAACCCAGAGCTGAAGGACTCAGGTAGGACATTTCTCTTTGGAAAAACCTACCCCTGACTATTCAGATCACCCCATCCCAATTGTGCTTCCAAACAGCTCTGAAAACATGACTGTTCAGGACAGCATTTGTAAACAGCAGGTGACAGCATCAAGCCGACCTTGTAAAGTTACACAGGTTCAGGCCTTGTTAGTGCAGAAATCCCAGGTCTATCAGCTCAACCAGTCAATCCAAAAAATCTACAGCAAGGAAGTATGCAATAGCACACCCTTTACAGGAAAACTGCATGATGTTATGTGAAGTTCACACAAGattcaacgttcattcattcactcCCTCCCTCACAGGATTTGTATGGCTGTCCATTTAAAAACAACTCTATGCAGTCCCAATATGGCAAAAAAGCAAATGATTTCACTATACCTTTATTGTTAAATCAAGCTTAGTTTTAAATGGTACGTTAAAACCTTAAATAGATGGAACTGGATAATCTTGACGCTCTAAGTGACACTACCTTGCCACAATACCTAGGCAACAATGTTGTCTTTGGTTTGCATCTCTCGTTTACTTTTTTCCCCGCGAGGAAACAGCAGAGAGGGATGCGCGCTCAAACGGCCGCCAGCAGAGGGCGCACTACCTTCCTTCTCCGTccccgtccccgtcccccccccccccccgccccttgacTTAGCATTAGCCAGCAATTTCACGCTTGGCGAAAGGCGGCGTTTGCAGAGCCCTTCTTGAGCTAGAAGCCAACTAGAATTACATCACGGGCTCAAGCGTGGAGCCGCGCAAATAAATGCAGCGGCAACCAGGTACCAGGGCAATCCTAGGGGGGCAAAGGCACGAGGTGAGCGACTTTGAGCGGCCAAAGTGAAAAAGAGGGCGTGAGCGGCTCAGAAAGAAGCCAGTCCCGGACGATGCACACGGAGCCTTGCAAGGTTGCACAGGCTGCTGTTCGTTGGAGCCGACCCGGCGGGGTATAAAAGCTGGCTGTGAGGCCGCCTTCTAATTCATAACCCAGCCGCAGCTAAGAGGTGGTGCCCGATTTAGCAGTGGCCAAGCCGCCTCGGATAGCTCTCCTCCGCTACGGGGAAGCAACTGAAGAAGCTCCCGCGAAAGAGCATCACTTCTCAGCCGCGCTTGGAGCTCGCCACGGAGAAAGTGGCTTCCTCCCCACCTTACTCCCTTCGGCTTGGGGTGGCTGGAGCGACCGATTTTTTGCCTCCGGGACTTCGGGGAGTAGCAGATCGCCTTTGCCTTTCTTTCCCCCAACCTCCCCACCACCACGCCCGCGAGTTTCCTCTTTTAAGGAGCAGGGCCTGAAAAGATCGAGTCGGTGGTTTCCATAGCGATGGGACCGAAAGTGCAGGAAATTTAAAGGCGCTGGATCCTCGCGCAGCAGACTAGCTGGTGCCAACGTgcgtggcggcggcggcggctctcgCGAACTGCAAAAGAGACGGGAGCCGAATGGAAGTTTGCAGAGGACTCTCCTGAGCGGACACGACCCGAAATCCGGAGGCAGAAACAATTGCATGGGGCACCCCGGGCTTCTGATTTTCTGCACGGGGCTGTCGCCCTTCACGAGCACTACTACTTACTTCTAAAcggtgctgggttttttttggtgtgtgtgctGCTGTTGCCTACTCACCGGACCCCCGAGGAAAGGCGTTTGGGCAAGGAGTCTGCAGCCGCGGAACGCAAGCGGAGGGGGAAGACCCTCCTTGCTTGGATACCCTCCTCATCTTCCCTTCTCCGGCCGATGCCTCTGCTCAGGCCCGCTTCTGGGTGAACCCtgtcccctttccttttcccctccgtccatccatccctccctctctctgagcATGGATCACCTTCAGTGGCTGGTGAGGCTTTACGCGTTGGCGGTCCTCCTAGGTTTCCGACTGGAGCAGGGCGCTTGCCAGCACTACCTCCACATCCGACCGGCCCCCAGCGACAACTTGCCCCTGGTGGATCTAATCGAGCACCCGGACCCTGTCTTCGACCCCAAGGAGAAGGACCTGAACGACACGCTGCTAAGGACCCTGCTGGGCAGCCACTTCGACCCCAGCTTCATGGCCGTCTCCTTGGCCGAGGACCGCCTGGGCGGGGACGACCTGGCCCAGCTGGACCTGCTGCTGCGGCAGAGACCCTCCGGAGCCATGCCCGGCGAgatcaaaggcctggagtttCACGACGGCGGGGGTCTCCAGGCTAGCAAGAAGCACCGGCTGAGCAAGAAGCTCCGTCGAAAGCTGCAGCTCTGGCTGTGGTCGCACACCTTCTGCCCGGTCCTCTACGCCTGGAACGACCTCGGCAGCCGCTTCTGGCCTCGCTACGTGAAGGTGGGGAGCTGTTTCAGCAAGCGCTCCTGCTCCGTCCCGGAAGGCATGCTTTGCAAACCGGCCAAATCCGCGCATCTGACCATTTTGCGGTGGAGGTGCCAGCGCCGCGGGGGGCAGCGTTGCACGTGGATCCCCATCCAGTACCCGATCATTTCCGAGTGCAAATGCTCCTGCTAAGgcggggcgggcggggggggggagtaacgCGCGTGTGTGCCCTCCGCTCCGGTCACCGCCAACGTCCCCGTAGAAAACAAGCAAGCCAAGTATAACACCGTGCCTCTTGTTCTCACCGAACCGTGCCGGCCGCGAAGCATGGGGGTTTGGTCGGCTTCAAGACGCTACGAAGCgcaaaaaaagggggtgggatGGACGTTGTTGGCTTCCCCCAGTTGAAACGTTTGCATTGCTCCGGGTTGCGCGCAAGACAAGGgacattttttgttgtttttgtgttaAAAGACGGGCGTGCTTCACGAAAGACCCGGGAGAGCGAGAGCGTTCTTGCGCGCACCGGACCCCCCTGCCCTGCAGAGTCAGACCACCCAAACGCCTCCCGAAAGCAGGTCAGTGTTATACCGCGGACTCTTCTCGCCTGCTGTACTTTTCAGAGAGTCGATTCGCTCGGACCGTCGCAAATTGGAACTTTTCTCCACCCACCTCCCCGTCTTTAATTTATATTCCAGGGAAAACAAAAAGCGTTTGGAGGATTTAAAAACAGACGCTTCTCAAAACCTTTGGGGTGGTTGTTGATTTtttggcaaaaactttttttttaaaaaaaacaggacttttaacataaaacttttttttaaattataaatggaaatattttccattctttAGGGAACAAAGTTTTCGAGCGATTTgcgttgtgattttttttttttacggacTTCCGAAGATGACGACTAAACGCTGTTGATGACTTTAAAGGGTTTTAAGACACGTTGTTACTGTTGTGTACATAGCGGGTTTGGTGGTGTTGTTTCTTTTGCCTTGGAACGTCTTTCGTCTTCTGTACGTGGAAGAGAGTTGGCTATTTATTCTTTATATTCATTCCCTTGTAGTCGAAAAGTTCAGCTCAAAATTAAAACCAACCACTAAAAGATCAAACCCTCCTTGGAGTCTGTGGGGCGCGgttggggaaagggggggggcgcTGGCCGGAGCCGCGGAGGCGGAGTGCGGGGGTAATCGGCACGGCTCGTGAGGGGAAGGCAACCCCCTTTTTTCCCTCAGCAGATCCACCTTTCTTGGAAGCAAATCCCGCCGGGTTGGATCGgcgctactcccccccccccctcagccaaCCCACTCGGGAGCGGGAGAAGAACTCTGGAAAGCGCGCTGGTTTGCTTGTTTGTTCGCTTCTCCGCCGCCCCGCATTTGGCCGTCGCTCCCAGGGGAAGGCTCGGGGCAGACGCCTTCGGAGAGACGGCGGCGGGAGGCGGGCCCCAggcggggaggaggggagggcggGTGGTTGCCGCTTTGACATCTCATTTACCAGGAGCCACGTGTCTCTGACACCTACCCTTGTGGCCGAGCCCCGCTGAAACTCGAGCCCCGGCGGCGCGTTCTTTGGCGCTCGCTGCAGACAGTCGCCTATCCCGGGCACGGCCGAGCCAGCGCCCCTCTCCGCCTATCCGCCCCCTTTTCTCTTAACCCTTCGCCTTCGGGAAGGGGAGCGATCGGCCGCCGTGAAATCGGAGCGCGCCGCCTTACCTACTTTTTCCTTGCTTTCTCCTCTGTTACCCAAACTGCCCTCCCCCACCATTTTTTGGTGAGGAGAGTAAAGACAACCCTtgttttctcccccacccctctcccagCAATGCAAACGGGCTGTGGACCACAACATGCCAAATGCTTTGAGAGTAGCCTACTTCAGCCTAACTGGGTTAGTCTACTTGCCTCAGCAGTTCTAACTTTTGCCTACTCGGAAAACGTTGGAAAATGTTAGCAGGTTTGGCTTTGGGTTGGTGAAGGAGGGAAGAAGCACCTGTTTTCAGGGCACCTTCCACTAGACTAGGGCCAGGAAAGCAAAAGAGGCTCTGAGCAACTTTCCCCATCAACGAAGGATGAACACTCAGTtttctgaggggggggggttgttctgcAAGCAAACTTTCCTCCCtcacaaaggtcctttttcaggaggcaactggactttgttgctttttctttgaagacattttgcttctcatccaagaagcttcttcagctctggcaagATAGTGGGGATTggcatcctgtcagagctgaagaagcttcttggatgagaagcgaaatgtcttcaaaagaaaaaaggaagtccagttgcctcctgaaaaaagcatctttggggcaaccatgtgACTTAGCgtctccagagactttcctcccTCACCTTTAGTGATCGC contains:
- the NOG gene encoding noggin, with the protein product MDHLQWLVRLYALAVLLGFRLEQGACQHYLHIRPAPSDNLPLVDLIEHPDPVFDPKEKDLNDTLLRTLLGSHFDPSFMAVSLAEDRLGGDDLAQLDLLLRQRPSGAMPGEIKGLEFHDGGGLQASKKHRLSKKLRRKLQLWLWSHTFCPVLYAWNDLGSRFWPRYVKVGSCFSKRSCSVPEGMLCKPAKSAHLTILRWRCQRRGGQRCTWIPIQYPIISECKCSC